A stretch of Mya arenaria isolate MELC-2E11 chromosome 14, ASM2691426v1 DNA encodes these proteins:
- the LOC128217895 gene encoding uncharacterized protein LOC128217895 isoform X7, translating to MGSDLYFFEQCEMRKVPRRYRKLPEELPEKLRFAHLNPKVQALLASKERGAKVDNEDPFGDGLGKKSLLPDINAAFTNVRNQFDSVLSNDEDSQRYLFEESKISASSILHQLSQIIYRYEDLYKHIPKSLEYHLMSGYNEFTSDVVVVPREWQTQEMKDQYNAKLQQETLQSEEDVSDTEAPTGRTKSRMGTDRSSSDLKSNLRRSKALMGSIETVNELDLKMESRQGKRSDSRMSATSVMRQHLGVDTMSRVGSRRKGSKLSFYGRVSRMISKFRTVSGPSPSIIRGRRDNDLFSLIAETPDPRSTVLGGPLSNYAMQTINFQLSNSAFEDKGWIMLKGRQEEVDQNQILEYCVQRLQESLKSITEQTTKEVEQGHDKPVVLRYYGDAKKETLLKYRKSPSKSGQSIVHRGGKPKIPTIVDERNEGKKLMHAQHIDGSAVLYYPSGRPALIHSAAGFGRPGFYTIVYEDGLDSRMIACFTPSGRGVCYHENGVVSFLATEKGGHLAEENGKLIRKWTWPKANVKITEPLSLQVNGQVCFRCVGQSQMTVSFSCQRETARFNVGHNPDIEARAIEEGDQLLTGLTFSSKAARDLMRIFAPNKKRKKTRKHTSKSQSSEIQKLLQDFPDKVSYELEADKDLAKLQRKARILVDDWMEHYRLAVGLIPAELLTVRDSPQRYSIQGRNTKSARMSDQGLLIRRAILGVDSTDWEETPRKKMRIPSAPLAGLGGEIDEDLAARIASQQQQQQPESSEEKDAGSGDGTVTPSAMVIINRMAETASRRSARSRATSARTMSPTRQQTTLTNVGGDCVPSATPQGGRSHCPLVIRQQKLGYDSPSCRCSRHYIPNIMDIELDDFVEKDCPEEQLIVIMVVSSLFPGITKAEEMVNEIYQNQNRNRTRPCVQSRSDMFRVFKYDINSAAEMSNHTQPILLTRHNVVPGMFLIYSEGKLLFCDHIFNGYGNTRKDFKKQIMKSRHDAIQGFSLPKDFRFSPSKGRHGLRSGWGGEIGGAGVDEFSSRGTIVDETLQPIHRPTSDSSERSKELHLDAVNEKVDLGPFHREIQVRLRPLMYRSTSKSRLNPRPFLPHIGSSQTAGSTVH from the exons ATGGGGTCTGACTTGTACTTCTTTGAGCAGTGTGAGATGCGGAAGGTTCCACGTCGATACAGGAAGTTACCGGAGGAGCTGCCAGAAAAGCTGAGATTTGCTCACCTTAATCCCAAAGTACAAGCATTGTTGGCAAGCAAAGAACGTGGTGCAAAAGTTGATAATGAAGATCCATTCGGCGATGGATTGGGAAAGAAGAGTCTTTTACCTGACATAAATGCAGCATTCACTAATGTCAGAAACCAGTTTGATAGTGTGTTATCCAATGATGAGGATTCAcaaagatatttatttgaagaatCAAAAATTTCTGCATCAAGTATTCTTCATCAATTATCACAGATTATATACCGCTATGAGGATTTATATAAGCATATACCAAAGAGTTTAGAATATCACTTAATGTCAGGATATAATGAATTTACTTCAGATGTTGTTGTTGTACCTCGTGAATGGCAAACGCAAGAAATGAAAGACCAGTATAATGCCAAACTTCAGCAAGAAACACTGCAGAGTGAGGAAGATGTCTCAGACACTGAAGCACCCACAGGTAGAACTAAGTCTCGCATGGGCACTGATCGCTCAAGCAGTGATCTCAAGTCAAACCTGAGAAGAAGTAAAGCTTTGATGGGGTCTATAGAAACTGTCAATGAGTTAGATTTGAAAATGGAGTCAAGGCAGGGTAAAAGGAGTGATAGCAGGATGTCTGCAACTTCAGTGATGCGACAGCACCTGGGAGTTGATACCATGAGTCGCGTTGGCAGCAGGAGAAAAGGatcaa AACTGAGTTTCTATGGTAGAGTTTCTCGAATGA TTTCAAAATTTCGTACAG TTTCCGGCCCCTCACCAAGCATTATTCGGGGTCGCCGTGACAACGACCTATTTTCTCTGATAGCAGAAACCCCTGATCCGCGAT CAACTGTTCTGGGGGGTCCATTGTCCAACTATGCCATGCAGACCATCAACTTCCAGCTCTCCAACTCCGCATTCGAAGATAAAG GTTGGATAATGTTGAAGGGTCGTCAGGAGGAGGTTGATCAAAACCAAATACTGGAGTACTGTGTACAGCGGCTCCAGGAGTCTCTCAAATCCAT AACTGAGCAAACCACCAAGGAAGTGGAGCAGGGGCATGACAAGCCAGTGGTGTTGCGTTACTATGGCGATGCAAAGAAGGAGACGCTACTTAAGTACCGCAAGTCTCCGAGCAAGTCGGGACAGAGTATCGTACACAGGGGAGGCAAACCGAAGATCCCGACCATCGTGGATGAGCGCAATGAGGGGAAGAAACTCATGCATGCCCAGCATATAGATGGCAGTGCTGTGCTCTA CTACCCGTCTGGGCGTCCAGCATTGATTCACAGTGCAGCTGGGTTTGGCCGCCCAGGCTTCTACACAATCGTGTATGAGGATGGGCTGGACTCGCGCATGATCGCTTGCTTTACACCTAGTGGGAGGGGTGTGTGTTACCATGAGAATGGGGTAGTCAG TTTCCTTGCTACAGAGAAGGGTGGCCACCTGGCAGAGGAGAATGGCAAACTGATCAGGAAGTGGACCTGGCCCAAAGCCAACGTCAAAATCACAGAGCCCCTTAGCCTGCAG GTGAATGGCCAAGTATGTTTTCGATGTGTGGGCCAGAGCCAGATGACTGTGTCATTCAGCTGTCAACGAGAAACTGCCCGCTTCAATGTCGGTCATAACCCTGACATCGAGGCTCGGGCCATTGAAGAAGGG GACCAGCTGTTGACAGGTCTCACATTTTCATCTAAGGCTGCTAGGGACCTCATGAGAATTTTTGCACCTAACAAGAAAAGAAAGAAGACTAGAAAG CACACATCAAAGAGCCAGTCGTCAGAGATCCAGAAGCTACTTCAAGATTTCCCAGACAAAGTGTCATATGAACTGGAGGCTGACAAAGACCTCGCCAAGCTACAGAGAAAAGCAAG GATCCTGGTTGATGACTGGATGGAGCACTATCGTCTGGCTGTGGGCCTGATCCCAGCCGAGCTGTTGACCGTACGGGATAGCCCACAACGCTACAGCATCCAGGGGAGGAACACCAAGTCTGCCCGCATGTCTGACCAGGGGCTTCTCATACGCCGGGCCATTTTGGGTGTAGACTCCACGGATTGGGAGGAAACACCCAGGAAAAAAATGAGGATACCCTCTGCACCACTGG CTGGACTGGGTGGTGAGATAGATGAGGATCTTGCTGCCCGGATAGCAtcacagcaacaacaacagcagccgGAGAGCAGCGAGGAGAAAGATGCAGGGTCAGGAGATGGCACCGTCACACCCTCTGCCATGGTCATCATCAACAGGATGGCTGA aACTGCCAGTAGAAGGTCAGCACGGTCAAGAGCTACCAGTGCTCGAACCATGTCCCCGACCAGGCAGCAGACCACACTGACCAATGTTGGAGGCGACTGCGTTCCCTCGGCCACGCCTCAAGGTGGCCGGAGCCACTGTCCGCTGGTCATTCGCCAACAGAAGCTTGGATACGACAGCCCATCCTGTCGCTGTAGCCGCCACTATATTCCCAACATCATGGACATTGAGCTCGATGATTTTGTAGAGAAGGACTGTCCGGAGGAGCAGCTTATCGTCATCATGGTTGTCTCCTCACT ATTCCCAGGGATCACGAAGGCAGAAGAAATGGTGAATGAGATCTACCAAAACCAGAACAGAAACCGCACCCGACCGTGCGTACAGAGCCGGTCCGACATGTTCCGGGTgttcaaatatgatattaacTCCGCAGCAGAGATGTCCAACCATACACAGCCGATACTACTCACACGGCATAATGTGGTGCCCGGCATGTTCTTG ATCTACAGTGAAGGGAAGCTGTTATTCTGTGACCACATATTCAACGGCTATGGGAACACACGCAAGGACTTCAAGAAGCAGATCATGAAGTCGCGCCATGATGCCATACAGGGATTCTCACTGCCCAAGGACTTTAGATTCAG
- the LOC128217895 gene encoding uncharacterized protein LOC128217895 isoform X11, giving the protein MGSDLYFFEQCEMRKVPRRYRKLPEELPEKLRFAHLNPKVQALLASKERGAKVDNEDPFGDGLGKKSLLPDINAAFTNVRNQFDSVLSNDEDSQRYLFEESKISASSILHQLSQIIYRYEDLYKHIPKSLEYHLMSGYNEFTSDVVVVPREWQTQEMKDQYNAKLQQETLQSEEDVSDTEAPTGRTKSRMGTDRSSSDLKSNLRRSKALMGSIETVNELDLKMESRQGKRSDSRMSATSVMRQHLGVDTMSRVGSRRKGSTTVLGGPLSNYAMQTINFQLSNSAFEDKGWIMLKGRQEEVDQNQILEYCVQRLQESLKSITEQTTKEVEQGHDKPVVLRYYGDAKKETLLKYRKSPSKSGQSIVHRGGKPKIPTIVDERNEGKKLMHAQHIDGSAVLYYPSGRPALIHSAAGFGRPGFYTIVYEDGLDSRMIACFTPSGRGVCYHENGVVSFLATEKGGHLAEENGKLIRKWTWPKANVKITEPLSLQVNGQVCFRCVGQSQMTVSFSCQRETARFNVGHNPDIEARAIEEGDQLLTGLTFSSKAARDLMRIFAPNKKRKKTRKHTSKSQSSEIQKLLQDFPDKVSYELEADKDLAKLQRKARILVDDWMEHYRLAVGLIPAELLTVRDSPQRYSIQGRNTKSARMSDQGLLIRRAILGVDSTDWEETPRKKMRIPSAPLAGLGGEIDEDLAARIASQQQQQQPESSEEKDAGSGDGTVTPSAMVIINRMAETASRRSARSRATSARTMSPTRQQTTLTNVGGDCVPSATPQGGRSHCPLVIRQQKLGYDSPSCRCSRHYIPNIMDIELDDFVEKDCPEEQLIVIMVVSSLKGIKGQHGEQVDYSFYMDQKGHPYRKVFPGITKAEEMVNEIYQNQNRNRTRPCVQSRSDMFRVFKYDINSAAEMSNHTQPILLTRHNVVPGMFLIYSEGKLLFCDHIFNGYGNTRKDFKKQIMKSRHDAIQGFSLPKDFRFSPSKGRHGLRSGWGGEIGGAGVDEFSSRGTIVDETLQPIHRPTSDSSERSKELHLDAVNEKVDLGPFHREIQVRLRPLMYRSTSKSRLNPRPFLPHIGSSQTAGSTVH; this is encoded by the exons ATGGGGTCTGACTTGTACTTCTTTGAGCAGTGTGAGATGCGGAAGGTTCCACGTCGATACAGGAAGTTACCGGAGGAGCTGCCAGAAAAGCTGAGATTTGCTCACCTTAATCCCAAAGTACAAGCATTGTTGGCAAGCAAAGAACGTGGTGCAAAAGTTGATAATGAAGATCCATTCGGCGATGGATTGGGAAAGAAGAGTCTTTTACCTGACATAAATGCAGCATTCACTAATGTCAGAAACCAGTTTGATAGTGTGTTATCCAATGATGAGGATTCAcaaagatatttatttgaagaatCAAAAATTTCTGCATCAAGTATTCTTCATCAATTATCACAGATTATATACCGCTATGAGGATTTATATAAGCATATACCAAAGAGTTTAGAATATCACTTAATGTCAGGATATAATGAATTTACTTCAGATGTTGTTGTTGTACCTCGTGAATGGCAAACGCAAGAAATGAAAGACCAGTATAATGCCAAACTTCAGCAAGAAACACTGCAGAGTGAGGAAGATGTCTCAGACACTGAAGCACCCACAGGTAGAACTAAGTCTCGCATGGGCACTGATCGCTCAAGCAGTGATCTCAAGTCAAACCTGAGAAGAAGTAAAGCTTTGATGGGGTCTATAGAAACTGTCAATGAGTTAGATTTGAAAATGGAGTCAAGGCAGGGTAAAAGGAGTGATAGCAGGATGTCTGCAACTTCAGTGATGCGACAGCACCTGGGAGTTGATACCATGAGTCGCGTTGGCAGCAGGAGAAAAGGatcaa CAACTGTTCTGGGGGGTCCATTGTCCAACTATGCCATGCAGACCATCAACTTCCAGCTCTCCAACTCCGCATTCGAAGATAAAG GTTGGATAATGTTGAAGGGTCGTCAGGAGGAGGTTGATCAAAACCAAATACTGGAGTACTGTGTACAGCGGCTCCAGGAGTCTCTCAAATCCAT AACTGAGCAAACCACCAAGGAAGTGGAGCAGGGGCATGACAAGCCAGTGGTGTTGCGTTACTATGGCGATGCAAAGAAGGAGACGCTACTTAAGTACCGCAAGTCTCCGAGCAAGTCGGGACAGAGTATCGTACACAGGGGAGGCAAACCGAAGATCCCGACCATCGTGGATGAGCGCAATGAGGGGAAGAAACTCATGCATGCCCAGCATATAGATGGCAGTGCTGTGCTCTA CTACCCGTCTGGGCGTCCAGCATTGATTCACAGTGCAGCTGGGTTTGGCCGCCCAGGCTTCTACACAATCGTGTATGAGGATGGGCTGGACTCGCGCATGATCGCTTGCTTTACACCTAGTGGGAGGGGTGTGTGTTACCATGAGAATGGGGTAGTCAG TTTCCTTGCTACAGAGAAGGGTGGCCACCTGGCAGAGGAGAATGGCAAACTGATCAGGAAGTGGACCTGGCCCAAAGCCAACGTCAAAATCACAGAGCCCCTTAGCCTGCAG GTGAATGGCCAAGTATGTTTTCGATGTGTGGGCCAGAGCCAGATGACTGTGTCATTCAGCTGTCAACGAGAAACTGCCCGCTTCAATGTCGGTCATAACCCTGACATCGAGGCTCGGGCCATTGAAGAAGGG GACCAGCTGTTGACAGGTCTCACATTTTCATCTAAGGCTGCTAGGGACCTCATGAGAATTTTTGCACCTAACAAGAAAAGAAAGAAGACTAGAAAG CACACATCAAAGAGCCAGTCGTCAGAGATCCAGAAGCTACTTCAAGATTTCCCAGACAAAGTGTCATATGAACTGGAGGCTGACAAAGACCTCGCCAAGCTACAGAGAAAAGCAAG GATCCTGGTTGATGACTGGATGGAGCACTATCGTCTGGCTGTGGGCCTGATCCCAGCCGAGCTGTTGACCGTACGGGATAGCCCACAACGCTACAGCATCCAGGGGAGGAACACCAAGTCTGCCCGCATGTCTGACCAGGGGCTTCTCATACGCCGGGCCATTTTGGGTGTAGACTCCACGGATTGGGAGGAAACACCCAGGAAAAAAATGAGGATACCCTCTGCACCACTGG CTGGACTGGGTGGTGAGATAGATGAGGATCTTGCTGCCCGGATAGCAtcacagcaacaacaacagcagccgGAGAGCAGCGAGGAGAAAGATGCAGGGTCAGGAGATGGCACCGTCACACCCTCTGCCATGGTCATCATCAACAGGATGGCTGA aACTGCCAGTAGAAGGTCAGCACGGTCAAGAGCTACCAGTGCTCGAACCATGTCCCCGACCAGGCAGCAGACCACACTGACCAATGTTGGAGGCGACTGCGTTCCCTCGGCCACGCCTCAAGGTGGCCGGAGCCACTGTCCGCTGGTCATTCGCCAACAGAAGCTTGGATACGACAGCCCATCCTGTCGCTGTAGCCGCCACTATATTCCCAACATCATGGACATTGAGCTCGATGATTTTGTAGAGAAGGACTGTCCGGAGGAGCAGCTTATCGTCATCATGGTTGTCTCCTCACT TAAAGGTATAAAGGGCCAGCATGGCGAGCAGGTAGATTATAGCTTCTACATGGACCAAAAGGGCCACCCCTACAGGAAGGT ATTCCCAGGGATCACGAAGGCAGAAGAAATGGTGAATGAGATCTACCAAAACCAGAACAGAAACCGCACCCGACCGTGCGTACAGAGCCGGTCCGACATGTTCCGGGTgttcaaatatgatattaacTCCGCAGCAGAGATGTCCAACCATACACAGCCGATACTACTCACACGGCATAATGTGGTGCCCGGCATGTTCTTG ATCTACAGTGAAGGGAAGCTGTTATTCTGTGACCACATATTCAACGGCTATGGGAACACACGCAAGGACTTCAAGAAGCAGATCATGAAGTCGCGCCATGATGCCATACAGGGATTCTCACTGCCCAAGGACTTTAGATTCAG
- the LOC128217895 gene encoding uncharacterized protein LOC128217895 isoform X6, with amino-acid sequence MGSDLYFFEQCEMRKVPRRYRKLPEELPEKLRFAHLNPKVQALLASKERGAKVDNEDPFGDGLGKKSLLPDINAAFTNVRNQFDSVLSNDEDSQRYLFEESKISASSILHQLSQIIYRYEDLYKHIPKSLEYHLMSGYNEFTSDVVVVPREWQTQEMKDQYNAKLQQETLQSEEDVSDTEAPTGRTKSRMGTDRSSSDLKSNLRRSKALMGSIETVNELDLKMESRQGKRSDSRMSATSVMRQHLGVDTMSRVGSRRKGSKLSFYGRVSRMISKFRTVSGPSPSIIRGRRDNDLFSLIAETPDPRSTVLGGPLSNYAMQTINFQLSNSAFEDKGWIMLKGRQEEVDQNQILEYCVQRLQESLKSITEQTTKEVEQGHDKPVVLRYYGDAKKETLLKYRKSPSKSGQSIVHRGGKPKIPTIVDERNEGKKLMHAQHIDGSAVLYYPSGRPALIHSAAGFGRPGFYTIVYEDGLDSRMIACFTPSGRGVCYHENGVVSFLATEKGGHLAEENGKLIRKWTWPKANVKITEPLSLQVNGQVCFRCVGQSQMTVSFSCQRETARFNVGHNPDIEARAIEEGDQLLTGLTFSSKAARDLMRIFAPNKKRKKTRKHTSKSQSSEIQKLLQDFPDKVSYELEADKDLAKLQRKARILVDDWMEHYRLAVGLIPAELLTVRDSPQRYSIQGRNTKSARMSDQGLLIRRAILGVDSTDWEETPRKKMRIPSAPLAGLGGEIDEDLAARIASQQQQQQPESSEEKDAGSGDGTVTPSAMVIINRMAETASRRSARSRATSARTMSPTRQQTTLTNVGGDCVPSATPQGGRSHCPLVIRQQKLGYDSPSCRCSRHYIPNIMDIELDDFVEKDCPEEQLIVIMVVSSLKGIKGQHGEQVDYSFYMDQKGHPYRKVFPGITKAEEMVNEIYQNQNRNRTRPCVQSRSDMFRVFKYDINSAAEMSNHTQPILLTRHNVVPGMFLIYSEGKLLFCDHIFNGYGNTRKDFKKQIMKSRHDAIQGFSLPKDFRFSPSKGRHGLRSGWGGEIGGAGVDEFSSRGTIVDETLQPIHRPTSDSSERSKELHLDAVKLQAARYISLSLSSTGFQPPSPNPRPVPV; translated from the exons ATGGGGTCTGACTTGTACTTCTTTGAGCAGTGTGAGATGCGGAAGGTTCCACGTCGATACAGGAAGTTACCGGAGGAGCTGCCAGAAAAGCTGAGATTTGCTCACCTTAATCCCAAAGTACAAGCATTGTTGGCAAGCAAAGAACGTGGTGCAAAAGTTGATAATGAAGATCCATTCGGCGATGGATTGGGAAAGAAGAGTCTTTTACCTGACATAAATGCAGCATTCACTAATGTCAGAAACCAGTTTGATAGTGTGTTATCCAATGATGAGGATTCAcaaagatatttatttgaagaatCAAAAATTTCTGCATCAAGTATTCTTCATCAATTATCACAGATTATATACCGCTATGAGGATTTATATAAGCATATACCAAAGAGTTTAGAATATCACTTAATGTCAGGATATAATGAATTTACTTCAGATGTTGTTGTTGTACCTCGTGAATGGCAAACGCAAGAAATGAAAGACCAGTATAATGCCAAACTTCAGCAAGAAACACTGCAGAGTGAGGAAGATGTCTCAGACACTGAAGCACCCACAGGTAGAACTAAGTCTCGCATGGGCACTGATCGCTCAAGCAGTGATCTCAAGTCAAACCTGAGAAGAAGTAAAGCTTTGATGGGGTCTATAGAAACTGTCAATGAGTTAGATTTGAAAATGGAGTCAAGGCAGGGTAAAAGGAGTGATAGCAGGATGTCTGCAACTTCAGTGATGCGACAGCACCTGGGAGTTGATACCATGAGTCGCGTTGGCAGCAGGAGAAAAGGatcaa AACTGAGTTTCTATGGTAGAGTTTCTCGAATGA TTTCAAAATTTCGTACAG TTTCCGGCCCCTCACCAAGCATTATTCGGGGTCGCCGTGACAACGACCTATTTTCTCTGATAGCAGAAACCCCTGATCCGCGAT CAACTGTTCTGGGGGGTCCATTGTCCAACTATGCCATGCAGACCATCAACTTCCAGCTCTCCAACTCCGCATTCGAAGATAAAG GTTGGATAATGTTGAAGGGTCGTCAGGAGGAGGTTGATCAAAACCAAATACTGGAGTACTGTGTACAGCGGCTCCAGGAGTCTCTCAAATCCAT AACTGAGCAAACCACCAAGGAAGTGGAGCAGGGGCATGACAAGCCAGTGGTGTTGCGTTACTATGGCGATGCAAAGAAGGAGACGCTACTTAAGTACCGCAAGTCTCCGAGCAAGTCGGGACAGAGTATCGTACACAGGGGAGGCAAACCGAAGATCCCGACCATCGTGGATGAGCGCAATGAGGGGAAGAAACTCATGCATGCCCAGCATATAGATGGCAGTGCTGTGCTCTA CTACCCGTCTGGGCGTCCAGCATTGATTCACAGTGCAGCTGGGTTTGGCCGCCCAGGCTTCTACACAATCGTGTATGAGGATGGGCTGGACTCGCGCATGATCGCTTGCTTTACACCTAGTGGGAGGGGTGTGTGTTACCATGAGAATGGGGTAGTCAG TTTCCTTGCTACAGAGAAGGGTGGCCACCTGGCAGAGGAGAATGGCAAACTGATCAGGAAGTGGACCTGGCCCAAAGCCAACGTCAAAATCACAGAGCCCCTTAGCCTGCAG GTGAATGGCCAAGTATGTTTTCGATGTGTGGGCCAGAGCCAGATGACTGTGTCATTCAGCTGTCAACGAGAAACTGCCCGCTTCAATGTCGGTCATAACCCTGACATCGAGGCTCGGGCCATTGAAGAAGGG GACCAGCTGTTGACAGGTCTCACATTTTCATCTAAGGCTGCTAGGGACCTCATGAGAATTTTTGCACCTAACAAGAAAAGAAAGAAGACTAGAAAG CACACATCAAAGAGCCAGTCGTCAGAGATCCAGAAGCTACTTCAAGATTTCCCAGACAAAGTGTCATATGAACTGGAGGCTGACAAAGACCTCGCCAAGCTACAGAGAAAAGCAAG GATCCTGGTTGATGACTGGATGGAGCACTATCGTCTGGCTGTGGGCCTGATCCCAGCCGAGCTGTTGACCGTACGGGATAGCCCACAACGCTACAGCATCCAGGGGAGGAACACCAAGTCTGCCCGCATGTCTGACCAGGGGCTTCTCATACGCCGGGCCATTTTGGGTGTAGACTCCACGGATTGGGAGGAAACACCCAGGAAAAAAATGAGGATACCCTCTGCACCACTGG CTGGACTGGGTGGTGAGATAGATGAGGATCTTGCTGCCCGGATAGCAtcacagcaacaacaacagcagccgGAGAGCAGCGAGGAGAAAGATGCAGGGTCAGGAGATGGCACCGTCACACCCTCTGCCATGGTCATCATCAACAGGATGGCTGA aACTGCCAGTAGAAGGTCAGCACGGTCAAGAGCTACCAGTGCTCGAACCATGTCCCCGACCAGGCAGCAGACCACACTGACCAATGTTGGAGGCGACTGCGTTCCCTCGGCCACGCCTCAAGGTGGCCGGAGCCACTGTCCGCTGGTCATTCGCCAACAGAAGCTTGGATACGACAGCCCATCCTGTCGCTGTAGCCGCCACTATATTCCCAACATCATGGACATTGAGCTCGATGATTTTGTAGAGAAGGACTGTCCGGAGGAGCAGCTTATCGTCATCATGGTTGTCTCCTCACT TAAAGGTATAAAGGGCCAGCATGGCGAGCAGGTAGATTATAGCTTCTACATGGACCAAAAGGGCCACCCCTACAGGAAGGT ATTCCCAGGGATCACGAAGGCAGAAGAAATGGTGAATGAGATCTACCAAAACCAGAACAGAAACCGCACCCGACCGTGCGTACAGAGCCGGTCCGACATGTTCCGGGTgttcaaatatgatattaacTCCGCAGCAGAGATGTCCAACCATACACAGCCGATACTACTCACACGGCATAATGTGGTGCCCGGCATGTTCTTG ATCTACAGTGAAGGGAAGCTGTTATTCTGTGACCACATATTCAACGGCTATGGGAACACACGCAAGGACTTCAAGAAGCAGATCATGAAGTCGCGCCATGATGCCATACAGGGATTCTCACTGCCCAAGGACTTTAGATTCAG